A genomic segment from Chanos chanos chromosome 2, fChaCha1.1, whole genome shotgun sequence encodes:
- the LOC115804653 gene encoding beta-1,3-galactosyltransferase 1 produces MTVQDDSQHDVKSVDQLDRGRCKCSRVRLCFLVMLLLSVILSYYMDYEVSLNWILSLGTFYSNRNINTSAQITHSVQNKTTTTVMAPVPITSTESAQSTVKITTQLPKRLTPAPPKPPNPYTVAYPNDYHFIINEPERCLKEKPFLVLLVPVAPNNRAARNAVRSTWGSEREVLGKMVSLFFVLALPPAEGRHKVQEEVLQESKEHHDLLQSDFLDCYKNLTIKTMVMLEWLSSNCSNAFYAMKVDSDIFLNVHNLVEMLIRAPRQNYLTGLVAKGGAVLRNPASKWYLPHDIFPESVYPPYALGLGYVLSLDLPSKLTEAAKHVTAVYIEDVYIGLCMRYLRVSPTDPPNPSLFNVFPVPYNRCRYAKLIATTTHSLTDQVNFWKDLKKPGPPCS; encoded by the exons ATGACGGTACAGGACGATAGCCAACACGATGTGAAAAG tgtAGACCAGTTGGACAGAGGAAGATGCAAATGCTCTCGTGTTCGCCTCTGCTTCCTTGTAATGTTGCTACTTTCTGTAATACTTTCCTATTATATGGATTATGAGGTGTCACTAAACTGGATCTTATCACTGGGCACATTTTACAGTAACCGAAATATTAACACAAGTGCACAAATAACTCATTcagtgcaaaataaaacaactacTACAGTTATGGCTCCAGTTCCAATAACCAGCACAGAATCAGCACAGTCAACTGTAAAAATTACAACACAACTTCCCAAGCGTTTAACCCCTGCTCCACCAAAGCCTCCAAACCCATATACTGTGGCTTATCCAAATGACTATCATTTCATTATAAATGAGCCAGAGAGGTGTCTTAAGGAGAAACCCTTCCTTGTTCTGCTTGTGCCGGTGGCTCCAAACAACAGAGCTGCTCGGAATGCTGTCCGTAGTACTTGGGGTTCTGAAAGGGAGGTCCTGGGTAAAATGGTCAGTCTGTTCTTTGTGCTGGCTTTGCCTCCTGCCGAAGGGCGTCACAAAGTGCAGGAGGAGGTGCTGCAGGAGAGCAAGGAACACCATGACCTGCTGCAGAGTGACTTCCTGGACTGTTACAAGAATCTTACCATCAAGACAATGGTGATGCTGGAGTGGCTGAGTTCCAATTgctcaaatgcattttatgcCATGAAAGTTGACTCTGATATATTCCTTAATGTGCACAACCTGGTGGAAATGCTCATTCGGGCACCCAGGCAAAACTATTTGACTGGACTTGTGGCAAAGGGTGGCGCTGTCTTACGAAATCCTGCATCAAAATGGTACCTTCCGCATGACATTTTCCCTGAGTCTGTCTATCCACCATATGCTTTGGGCCTAGGCTATGTTCTCTCCTTAGATCTCCCCAGTAAGCTTACGGAAGCAGCCAAGCATGTTACAGCAGTCTACATTGAGGATGTGTACATAGGCTTGTGTATGAGGTATCTTCGTGTAAGCCCTACTGATCCACCAAATCCCTCCTTGTTTAATGTATTCCCTGTTCCATACAACCGTTGTCGCTATGCAAAACTGATTGCCACCACAACACATAGCCTTACAGACCAAGTGAACTTCTGGAAAGACTTGAAGAAACCTGGTCCTCCATGCTCATAG
- the kcng4b gene encoding potassium voltage-gated channel subfamily G member 4 — translation MPIISNANHDFSTYSVSTDDSSLDRFFTEIPETETVKGVYFQRAQLVREPLSLRMVDHSQLALINVGGDRYTFPWSTLDEFPLSRLGQLRRCRSPEEIAQLCDDYDEAHREFFFDRSSVAFRVILNFLAAGKLRLLRQVCAVSLSDELNYWGIDPGHMERCCRRRMMTRVEEVAEKQRKEEERRQKRLAMQRRRPEEETGYRGLMSQLRDVVDNPHSGWLGKAFACFSVIMIAVTVVTLCISTMPDLREEERRGECSEKCQQMFIVETVCVAWFSLEFMLRFLQARSKLEFVRGPLNIIDAVAILPYYVSLMVDERDPSVENEHFGGGGAIGRGYLDKLGLILRVMRALRILYVMRLARHSLGLQTLGLTMQRSTQEFGLLLLFLCVAVALFSPLVHLAENEFAVVNTVGSHSFSSIPASYWWAIISMTTVGYGDMVPHSIPGQMVAFSSILSGILILAFPATSIFHMFSRSYQELKQEHEMLCKEERVANLVATAARDVQREMEKSTLPWPNPDINPMYQAENGIKTNQPLFLTSTF, via the exons ATGCCCATCATCAGCAATGCCAATCATGATTTCAGTACTTACTCAGTAAGCACAGATGACAGCAGTCTCGATCGCTTCTTCACCGAGATCCCAGAGACAGAAACTGTGAAAGGTGTATATTTTCAGCGTGCTCAGCTGGTGCGAGAACCTTTGTCCCTGCGAATGGTCGATCATAGTCAGCTTGCCCTCATCAATGTAGGCGGTGATCGTTACACGTTCCCGTGGAGTACCCTGGATGAGTTTCCACTCTCGCGTTTGGGCCAGCTCCGCCGTTGCAGGAGCCCTGAGGAGATTGCTCAGCTGTGTGATGACTACGACGAGGCCCACCGTGAGTTCTTCTTCGACCGCAGCTCTGTGGCCTTTCGTGTCATCCTTAACTTTCTTGCGGCGGGGAAACTGAGGCTACTGCGACAGGTTTGTGCCGTGTCCCTGTCAGATGAGCTCAACTACTGGGGCATCGACCCTGGACACATGGAGCGCTGCTGCCGGCGCAGGATGATGACACGTGTGGAGGAAGTAGCAGAGAAGCAGCgtaaggaggaggagaggaggcagaAGAGGCTGGCCATGCAGAGACGACGcccagaggaggagacaggctACCGAGGTTTGATGAGTCAGCTGAGAGACGTGGTGGATAACCCTCACTCTGGCTGGCTTGGCAAAGCTTTTGCCTGCTTCTCTGTCATCATGATTGCTGTAACTGTTGTAACCTTGTGCATCAGTACAATGCCAGATCttagagaggaggagaggagg GGAGAGTGCTCAGAGAAGTGTCAGCAAATGTTCATCGTGGAGACGGTTTGCGTGGCCTGGTTCTCCCTTGAGTTTATGCTGAGGTTCCTCCAGGCTCGTAGTAAGCTTGAGTTTGTGCGAGGTCCACTCAACATAATAGATGCTGTGGCGATTTTGCCATACTATGTGTCCCTGATGGTGGATGAAAGGGATCCATCTGTGGAGAATGAGCACTTTGGTGGTGGAGGAGCAATAGGCAGAGGTTACCTGGACAAACTAGGCCTGATTCTCCGGGTTATGCGTGCCCTCCGGATCCTGTACGTAATGCGGTTGGCACGACACTCCCTGGGTCTTCAGACTCTAGGCCTGACGATGCAGCGCAGCACACAGGAGTTTGGTctgcttctcctctttctctgtgtagcTGTAGCTCTGTTCTCCCCACTTGTGCACTTGGCTGAGAATGAATTTGCTGTGGTCAACACTGTGGGCTCCCACAGCTTCAGCAGTATTCCTGCCTCTTATTGGTGGGCCATTATCTCCATGACGACAGTGGGCTATGGTGATATGGTTCCACACAGTATCCCTGGTCAGATGGTAGCATTCAGCAGCATCCTGAGCGGGATTCTCATCCTGGCCTTCCCAGCCACTTCCATCTTCCACATGTTTTCTCGCTCTTACCAGGAGCTCAAACAAGAACATGAGATGCTGTGCAAGGAAGAACGAGTGGCTAATCTGGTTGCCACTGCTGCTAGAGATGTccaaagagaaatggagaagagTACTTTACCATGGCCTAATCCGGACATTAACCCCATGTACCAGGCAGAGAATGGGatcaaaacaaatcaaccaCTCTTTCTAACTAGCACGTTCTAA